GCACGACGCCCCCCCAGTGGGTCTCCTGGTCCCGGACCATGCCGTCCTTCATCCAGCTGATGCTGATGGGCCACGGGTAGAAGCCATAAGCGCGGCAGAACAAGGTCAGGATCCCGTTCGCTTCCTTCCCCCACACTCGCACctcaggcagcactgcagatggaTGATGCTGTAAGCTGGGCTGAGCTCTCCACACTGAACCCCCgccccacacccagcccagccccacctccccctcccatcctcacctctccttttcAGCGCTGCCTTCCCATGCTCCAGGTATCTCCTCAAGTTCTGAACACAGACAGTCCCCAGCTCATGCTTCCATCTCTCAGCATACGTCCCTTCTGTCTCCCATCTCCTCTTGGTGATTTCTGCCACTGGATCCGCCGCGGTGAACGTCATCGTGTCCATATCAAAGGCAATGTAGTCCCTCCCATCAAATGCATACTGATCGTACCCTCGGATGCTGCCGTCCTCCAGGATGTCACAGCCAAACATCTTCTGCAGTGTGTGAGACCCTGAGGCACAGCCAGGGTGGGGGGTGAGGGACTTCATAGGCTCTTGGGCACTGcgagtgctgtggggctgggatggggtgggtgAGATCTGAAACGGGGCAGCCCCTGGGTGGTgacaccacacacacacagcccactATAGCAGGGCATGGGGCGCATCCAACCCTCAGTGGGGCTGGCAGAagcccctgccccacagagctCCCGTCCCAGTTCCATAGCACTGTGGCTTCGGCAATGCTCACCTCCACTTCTGTTGTAGCGCACCTGCAGCCTGTGCAGCCCCTCGGAGAACTCCAGCTCACCCTCCCGGGCCTTCAGGGTTTGTGTGTCCCAGTGCTCCTGATCCTCCTGCGGCAGCTTCTCCACGATGGGGTGCACCCACCGGCTCTTACTGTCGTACTTCCCGAAGAGTTCGCCATCCACGTACCCGACGATCACGAACTGCGGCATCCCGGGGCCGGGATCCGTCATCCCGGTCATGAAGTAGCGCAGGGAGTGCGACCCTGCGGGAACAGACGGCGTCGGAGCCGTGAGCCGCGAGTGGGGGTCCCGCGGACGCAGCTCCGGCGTCGGGGAGCGAGGAGCCGCGGGTCCCGATGCCGGGGGCAGACCGGTCCCGCAGCACTCACCGCACTCCGCcgcgcccagcagcagccccagcaacaCCGCCTCGCTCGGACCCATGGCACGGCAACCCACCACACTGCACCGCACCGTTGAATTTCGCGGACACCCCAGACCCCGCCCCGCGTCCCCATTGGTGCCTCCGCCCATCCCGGCCAATGGCGACAGTGAGCAAGGGTGACATCACCGGGAGCCAGGCAGATCTCGCTCGCGAGGGTTGTCAGAATGGAAATCGAAAACTCAGAGGGCGGGAGGGGACGAGGGGTCCGTGGCACGACCCCGGCAGCAGCGGGGCTGTCCGCACAACGCCGTGTCATCACCGGGGCCGTGTCCCTGAGCCAGGGGAGGTGGCCGAGGGCCTCTGTCTGCGggatgaagggaagggaaggaaagggaagggtaGTTGTCTATCACAGTGCAGAGATGGGAGAGCAATGGGAACACCACCAGTGCCAGGCACACGGAACACTCCTGCCAGTGTGTTCCGTGTGCCTGGCACTGGTGTGTTCCCATTGCTCTCCCATCTCTGCAAGGATAGGTTGGGTGCAGAGAGGCACAGAGACCTCAAGGGTGGAAAGGATTACCACTGATCCCCACCGGATGGGGAATGGTCCCGAGGGCAGCGGCTATGAGCAGCACCTGAGCTTTGTGGGTTGTTCTGCCCAGACAGGAGGAGACCGAGGGGAGGCTCCGTGGCACCTCACAGCCCCCTCATGGTGGCCCGCAGGCTTCTCTTGGCAGCCAAGAAGGTATCCATCCGTTCC
The DNA window shown above is from Gallus gallus isolate bGalGal1 chromosome 16, bGalGal1.mat.broiler.GRCg7b, whole genome shotgun sequence and carries:
- the LOC124417244 gene encoding class I histocompatibility antigen, F10 alpha chain-like encodes the protein MGPSEAVLLGLLLGAAECGSHSLRYFMTGMTDPGPGMPQFVIVGYVDGELFGKYDSKSRWVHPIVEKLPQEDQEHWDTQTLKAREGELEFSEGLHRLQVRYNRSGGSHTLQKMFGCDILEDGSIRGYDQYAFDGRDYIAFDMDTMTFTAADPVAEITKRRWETEGTYAERWKHELGTVCVQNLRRYLEHGKAALKRRVLPEVRVWGKEANGILTLFCRAYGFYPWPISISWMKDGMVRDQETHWGGVVPNRDGTYHASAAIDVLPEDGDKYRCRVEHTSLPQPGLFSWEPQPNLIPIVAGAVVAIVAVIAVVDGLLVWKSMSGKSRELGGESRNCRWGLDPLGNAHVLT